A single region of the Sorghum bicolor cultivar BTx623 chromosome 7, Sorghum_bicolor_NCBIv3, whole genome shotgun sequence genome encodes:
- the LOC8073271 gene encoding indole-2-monooxygenase codes for MQDMFGAGTETSSLVLELAMAELMRHPQLMIKLQAEVRKNTPKGQEMVEQDNLASMPYLRAVVKETLRLHPPAPLLLPHLSMVDCDVDGYRIPSGTRVIINDWAISRDPESWERAEEFMPERFMDAASAAAIDMRGNDFQFVPFGAGRRICPGLNFGLATVEIMLANLVYCFDWGLPIGMKEEDIDMTEVFGLSVRRKEKLILLSEPHACTC; via the coding sequence ATGCAGGACATGTTTGGTGCGGGCACGGAGACTTCATCACTAGTTCTAGAACTCGCCATGGCGGAGCTTATGCGCCACCCTCAGCTCATGATCAAGCTACAAGCCGAGGTGCGGAAGAACACACCCAAAGGACAAGAGATGGTTGAGCAAGATAATCTAGCTAGCATGCCATATCTAAGAGCCGTGGTGAAAGAGACGCTGAGGTTGCACCCACCGGCACCACTCCTGCTTCCTCACCTCTCAATGGTGGACTGTGACGTGGATGGCTACAGAATCCCCTCGGGAACACGAGTCATCATCAACGATTGGGCTATCAGTAGGGATCCAGAGTCATGGGAGAGGGCGGAGGAGTTCATGCCAGAGAGGTTCATGGACGCTGCCAGCGCCGCGGCCATTGACATGAGGGGAAACGACTTCCAGTTTGTGCCATTCGGGGCTGGGCGAAGGATCTGCCCTGGCCTCAACTTTGGCCTGGCTACTGTTGAGATTATGTTGGCAAACCTCGTCTACTGTTTTGACTGGGGTCTGCCCATTGGCATGAAGGAAGAGGATATTGACATGACAGAGGTGTTTGGATTGTCAGTCCGTCGAAAGGAGAAGCTCATCCTGCTTTCGGAACCACATGCGTGCACATGTTAG